A part of Olleya sp. Bg11-27 genomic DNA contains:
- the tssD gene encoding type VI secretion system tube protein TssD produces the protein MAFKAKLKVGGQEYNVLSSSYELHQETDATGRPSSITRGGKIKLTVESTADTSLSDWMFNNFERRDGSVVFLKRDSESTSKELKFTEGYMVKYYENFDSTGKNPMSESFIISAKGIGIGNGEHVNDWV, from the coding sequence ATGGCTTTCAAAGCAAAACTTAAAGTAGGTGGACAAGAGTACAATGTATTAAGTTCTTCTTACGAATTACACCAAGAAACTGACGCTACAGGAAGACCTTCTTCTATTACTAGAGGAGGTAAAATTAAATTAACTGTTGAGTCTACCGCAGATACTAGTCTTTCTGACTGGATGTTTAACAACTTCGAGCGTAGAGATGGATCTGTTGTCTTCTTAAAAAGAGATAGCGAATCTACTTCTAAAGAATTAAAATTCACAGAAGGTTACATGGTTAAGTATTATGAAAATTTTGATTCGACTGGGAAAAACCCAATGTCTGAGTCTTTCATAATTTCTGCTAAAGGAATTGGAATCGGTAATGGGGAACATGTTAATGACTGGGTTTAA
- a CDS encoding type VI secretion system Vgr family protein: protein MALQSNTTIFISGTEISAFKSIQLHQSIDSHHKLELVCRMDVLENLTQTLGESSKNYLGETITIQTASIDTFSGYRALEFKGVVSQITTVKGHEASTGDEVVITALSPTFIADDGPHYASYNDVSLSEILDLTFSDYDKSKLEVLIQPNNTTTLHYSVQNGESAYAYASRLAAQYGEWFYYNGSKLVFGHPETEELALTYGFDLKQYNLSLSPQSHNYKFYANDYLLNDVHEKDAKDVSSGASGYSGFVSSKANTIYNKQTKVWHNIYNDPQAKQRLDTSIELQKKAIEIQQVKLNGVSDNPGVKLGNIVNIEGANYRVTSITHSNRENGDYENRFEAITADFDAYPNTNINAFPKSDTQTAVVMENADPEGFGRIRVQMPWQKTTGEMTPWIRIVTPHAGGDKGFHFIPEINEEVLIGFEGGNAEHPYMLGSLYNGGGKATAFQSDTNDIKAIKTRSGHTFELNDANGSESITITDMNGNIITIDTANNNITVSALENMTLNAKNMQINVEENLDVSVGKNKTESINENSFIMANNEEKQVGEEIKVISATYKQEAQEITTDASGEIKTNAGGKISISSAETVEYGE, encoded by the coding sequence ATGGCATTACAAAGTAACACTACTATATTTATATCAGGAACAGAGATTTCTGCATTTAAATCAATACAATTGCATCAAAGTATAGACTCACATCATAAGCTAGAGCTTGTATGTCGTATGGATGTATTAGAAAACCTAACACAAACATTAGGCGAGTCTAGTAAAAATTACTTAGGAGAAACAATAACCATTCAAACAGCTTCTATAGATACGTTTAGCGGTTACAGAGCTTTAGAATTTAAAGGTGTTGTATCGCAAATAACAACTGTAAAAGGACATGAAGCAAGCACTGGTGATGAAGTTGTAATTACAGCATTAAGCCCAACCTTTATTGCCGACGATGGGCCACATTATGCCTCTTATAATGATGTATCACTGTCAGAAATACTAGACCTAACCTTTAGCGACTATGACAAATCTAAATTAGAAGTACTCATACAACCTAACAACACCACTACCCTACACTATTCTGTTCAAAATGGAGAAAGCGCTTATGCCTATGCTAGTCGATTGGCCGCACAATATGGCGAATGGTTTTATTATAATGGTTCTAAACTTGTATTTGGACATCCAGAAACTGAAGAATTAGCATTGACCTACGGTTTTGATCTTAAACAGTACAATTTAAGCCTGTCACCGCAATCCCATAATTACAAATTTTATGCTAACGACTATCTTTTAAACGATGTCCACGAAAAAGATGCTAAAGATGTTAGTTCCGGTGCCAGTGGTTATAGTGGTTTTGTCTCTAGTAAAGCAAATACAATCTATAATAAGCAAACTAAAGTATGGCATAACATATATAATGACCCGCAAGCAAAACAACGATTAGATACGAGTATAGAATTACAGAAAAAAGCTATAGAAATACAGCAAGTAAAACTAAACGGCGTTAGTGATAATCCTGGAGTCAAATTAGGAAATATTGTAAATATAGAAGGTGCTAATTACAGAGTTACAAGTATCACACATAGCAACAGAGAAAATGGCGATTACGAAAACAGATTTGAAGCCATAACAGCCGATTTTGATGCCTATCCTAACACAAATATCAATGCGTTTCCTAAAAGTGACACACAAACTGCTGTTGTGATGGAAAATGCAGATCCAGAAGGATTTGGTAGAATACGTGTACAAATGCCTTGGCAAAAAACAACTGGAGAAATGACCCCTTGGATACGTATAGTTACACCACACGCTGGAGGTGACAAAGGATTTCACTTTATTCCAGAAATTAACGAAGAAGTTTTAATTGGATTTGAAGGTGGTAATGCAGAGCATCCCTATATGCTAGGTAGCTTATATAATGGTGGTGGCAAAGCAACAGCTTTTCAGAGTGATACTAATGATATTAAAGCTATAAAAACCCGAAGTGGTCACACCTTTGAGCTTAATGATGCCAATGGTTCTGAAAGTATTACTATTACAGACATGAATGGTAATATTATAACTATAGATACAGCTAATAATAACATTACTGTTTCAGCCTTAGAAAACATGACGCTGAATGCCAAAAATATGCAGATAAATGTAGAAGAAAATCTAGATGTTTCAGTAGGTAAAAATAAAACGGAATCGATTAATGAAAACTCTTTTATTATGGCTAATAATGAAGAAAAACAGGTGGGTGAAGAAATAAAAGTCATCAGTGCCACCTATAAGCAAGAAGCTCAAGAAATTACTACAGATGCCAGCGGAGAGATAAAAACCAATGCAGGTGGTAAAATTAGTATTTCAAGTGCCGAAACTGTAGAATATGGAGAATAA
- a CDS encoding T6SS phospholipase effector Tle1-like catalytic domain-containing protein: MPIGLTAAPVGASASRSLFSGLNVNTAKVNVGNADYEEHIPEDHVNVTVGIFFDGTLNNRKNTEARLEHEKKVKGESYNKKLADSYNKDKWYSSKQSGSYNNDFSNVSRMEPAYEKIKEEKLIQLSLYIEGIGTEDLEDDGTWGKSMGKGATGVKGKVKKGCEMIAAFLEEAGIKKINRLQIDSYGFSRGAAAARHFIFEINQKKGENKEVDNGLGLFEYLGDKYAEDGGVLGEELANKKLTPKLKTTVRFVGLYDTVASFGMKHTNDTAQLHLDAISKASFTFQLAAADEHRDNFRLTNIKKARHGVQKFLPGVHSDIGGGYTDKADEEVTLDYATINYIEKMEVERQNLIDLGWYLPGQIKINNNWGSLRAERKGISNKYSHIPLHVMVEYSLKKVVKYDFSLINEDFPIKNEDGKKVKLTDVKKRIDAYVKGEKEAITFNAPADKVMLKNLRNEYFHFSAHYNDKVLGLIAPMSPNRENGIRTRVIQDG, from the coding sequence ATGCCTATAGGATTAACAGCAGCACCTGTTGGAGCATCAGCTTCCAGAAGTCTTTTTAGTGGATTAAATGTGAATACCGCAAAAGTAAATGTTGGTAACGCTGACTATGAAGAACACATTCCTGAAGATCATGTAAACGTCACAGTGGGTATTTTCTTTGATGGTACATTAAACAATAGAAAAAACACAGAAGCAAGATTAGAACACGAGAAAAAAGTTAAAGGCGAATCCTATAATAAAAAACTTGCTGATTCTTACAATAAAGATAAATGGTACAGCTCTAAACAATCTGGAAGTTATAACAACGATTTTTCTAATGTTTCTAGAATGGAACCTGCTTACGAAAAGATTAAAGAAGAAAAACTCATCCAATTATCGCTATATATAGAAGGTATCGGTACAGAAGATCTTGAAGACGATGGTACTTGGGGCAAATCTATGGGAAAAGGAGCAACAGGTGTAAAAGGAAAAGTAAAAAAAGGATGTGAAATGATTGCGGCGTTTTTAGAAGAGGCAGGAATTAAAAAAATAAACAGATTACAAATAGACAGTTATGGCTTTAGTAGAGGTGCTGCAGCTGCAAGACATTTTATTTTTGAAATTAATCAAAAAAAAGGAGAAAATAAAGAGGTAGATAATGGTTTAGGATTGTTTGAATATCTTGGAGATAAATATGCTGAAGATGGTGGTGTATTAGGCGAAGAATTAGCAAATAAAAAACTTACTCCTAAATTAAAAACTACAGTCCGTTTTGTTGGGTTGTATGATACCGTTGCTTCTTTTGGAATGAAACACACAAATGATACCGCTCAATTACATTTAGATGCCATTTCTAAAGCAAGTTTCACATTTCAACTTGCTGCTGCAGATGAACATCGCGATAATTTTAGATTAACCAATATAAAAAAAGCCCGCCACGGTGTGCAAAAGTTTTTACCTGGTGTACATTCCGATATTGGTGGTGGATATACCGATAAAGCAGACGAAGAAGTTACTTTAGATTATGCCACAATCAATTACATAGAAAAAATGGAAGTTGAGCGTCAAAATTTAATAGATCTTGGTTGGTATTTACCAGGACAAATTAAGATAAATAACAATTGGGGCTCACTACGTGCCGAAAGAAAAGGAATATCTAATAAATACAGCCATATACCATTACATGTTATGGTTGAGTATTCATTAAAAAAGGTAGTGAAATATGATTTTTCACTAATTAATGAAGATTTTCCTATAAAAAATGAAGATGGTAAAAAGGTGAAACTTACAGACGTTAAAAAACGTATTGATGCTTATGTAAAAGGCGAAAAAGAGGCCATTACGTTTAATGCACCAGCAGATAAAGTGATGCTTAAAAATTTAAGAAACGAGTATTTTCATTTCTCTGCACATTATAATGATAAAGTTTTAGGTTTAATAGCTCCTATGTCTCCAAATAGAGAAAACGGAATAAGGACTAGAGTTATACAAGACGGTTAA
- a CDS encoding DUF2931 family protein: MRKLKIILVVGFISLITLNCKNKTTFTNTHTMNLDKKENKFEWLPTECAPEAYPIRIHNGTFSLNGELIANIPSGGRTVKNGWGELGSTYIVGEDFKAVPDYLDITWMSYAENTFYKGSFKLPYDKMLALFNIGFLDRNNKHATYTRIVCGMAPGGIVSIWLLGGGKITEIDHFKANKIELSMEEFVPNAVISREEYVKNRLNSLTDEAKIHLQTEGVTYGLWTEYRKRYNWKPVFRLKTKGDYFEIFIEYVNGERIYTVANNPEFKDYNPLALPKYAKLYWEDANKNIYGSKLYFNEDEVKKAFETINNTSENKKLDLVFEVDKYNGKMEISLKSETEIIKLEKTKIKIFETTK, from the coding sequence ATGAGAAAATTAAAGATTATTTTGGTAGTAGGTTTTATTAGTTTAATTACTTTAAACTGTAAAAACAAAACAACATTCACTAATACGCATACAATGAATTTAGACAAAAAGGAAAATAAATTCGAATGGCTACCAACAGAATGTGCTCCTGAGGCATATCCAATTAGAATACATAATGGTACATTCTCTTTAAATGGAGAATTAATAGCAAATATACCAAGTGGTGGGCGTACCGTTAAAAATGGTTGGGGAGAGTTAGGTTCTACCTATATTGTTGGAGAAGATTTTAAAGCAGTACCAGACTATCTAGATATTACTTGGATGTCTTACGCTGAAAACACATTTTACAAAGGAAGTTTTAAATTACCTTACGATAAAATGCTAGCACTATTTAATATAGGATTTTTAGATAGAAATAATAAACATGCCACTTACACGCGAATAGTTTGTGGTATGGCACCTGGAGGTATCGTTTCTATATGGCTTTTAGGCGGAGGCAAAATAACTGAAATAGATCATTTTAAAGCGAATAAAATAGAACTATCAATGGAAGAATTTGTGCCTAATGCTGTAATTAGCCGTGAAGAATATGTAAAAAACAGGCTAAATAGTTTAACTGATGAAGCTAAGATTCATCTTCAAACAGAAGGCGTTACTTATGGTTTATGGACAGAATATAGAAAACGATATAACTGGAAACCAGTATTTAGACTAAAAACAAAAGGCGATTATTTCGAAATTTTTATAGAATATGTTAATGGAGAACGTATTTACACTGTGGCTAATAATCCAGAATTTAAAGACTATAATCCGCTAGCTCTACCTAAATACGCAAAATTATATTGGGAAGATGCAAACAAAAATATTTATGGAAGTAAATTGTATTTTAATGAAGATGAAGTAAAAAAAGCTTTTGAAACTATAAATAACACCTCAGAAAACAAAAAACTAGACCTTGTATTTGAGGTTGATAAATACAATGGAAAAATGGAAATTTCATTAAAAAGTGAGACAGAGATTATTAAGTTAGAAAAAACAAAAATTAAAATTTTTGAAACTACTAAATAA
- a CDS encoding DUF4280 domain-containing protein: MSSKIYVLDGALLECNQGFTPAKLLVTQNQKVKIQGKFKATDMDVQVPQTFGQCKLKPTNSGYLPCIPALQKWSKTSNKSTLGSSKKWLFDDSECMCGTGGKVTITDPTQLNLAGSIQEEFKDIAMTIPGAMMGNDKAPKVIETYWMDQSQDNRTSTMIRSEKASIFVRTQNMDVGETVDVFIKEKKGKVIHDGKENLKYSGKVKADGTVQLDLVTIEPLNKQQSTSTTNQPTPSQNSGAINQSNSQSSNQKEILETGVVEKGNRINENGNIVIVNTKGKRAYDWIYADAPSEKLMKANGMTNYDVTNINLTKSYPTLYLKAELKTILWGFSDIEDGFGKNGVALADHFFTGQGKNFVFDNNSNPVKEIKDSAQFKNNFLPNLKKELVDRYKQNKYVSKNSNNIYKFTTSLPYYSALQGANPNVNEIATFVGGMQGCLANYQIVKDNGEIKAEISNLSFFDTFGAGWEDGGADGTAKQWIPGLVAMFCLQHFKNVKDKTRFQPFTILLNLEL, from the coding sequence ATGAGTAGTAAAATATATGTGTTAGACGGTGCTTTGTTAGAATGCAACCAAGGATTTACACCTGCAAAATTATTGGTGACTCAAAACCAAAAAGTAAAAATTCAAGGTAAATTTAAAGCTACGGACATGGACGTTCAAGTACCTCAAACCTTTGGACAATGTAAACTAAAACCCACAAATAGCGGTTATTTACCATGTATTCCTGCTCTACAAAAATGGTCCAAAACTAGTAATAAATCAACATTAGGAAGCTCAAAAAAATGGTTGTTTGACGATTCTGAATGTATGTGTGGTACAGGTGGCAAAGTAACCATTACAGATCCTACTCAATTAAATTTAGCAGGAAGTATACAAGAAGAGTTTAAAGACATCGCCATGACCATTCCTGGAGCTATGATGGGTAACGATAAAGCGCCTAAGGTGATAGAAACCTATTGGATGGATCAAAGTCAAGACAATAGAACAAGCACCATGATACGTTCTGAAAAAGCTTCAATTTTCGTGAGAACACAAAATATGGATGTTGGTGAAACTGTTGACGTCTTCATTAAAGAAAAAAAAGGTAAAGTAATACATGATGGAAAAGAAAATCTAAAATATTCAGGTAAAGTAAAAGCGGATGGTACAGTACAATTAGATTTAGTAACTATTGAACCTTTAAATAAGCAACAGTCTACAAGTACAACTAACCAACCCACACCATCACAAAATAGTGGTGCTATTAATCAAAGCAATTCACAAAGCAGTAATCAAAAAGAAATTTTGGAAACTGGAGTTGTAGAAAAAGGAAATAGAATTAACGAAAATGGTAATATTGTTATTGTAAACACTAAAGGAAAACGTGCTTACGACTGGATTTATGCGGACGCCCCAAGCGAGAAACTAATGAAGGCCAACGGTATGACAAACTATGATGTCACAAACATCAATCTAACCAAGTCCTACCCTACTTTATATCTAAAAGCAGAATTAAAAACCATTTTATGGGGGTTTTCAGATATTGAAGATGGTTTTGGTAAAAATGGAGTCGCATTAGCAGATCACTTTTTTACAGGCCAAGGCAAAAACTTTGTTTTTGATAACAACTCAAATCCTGTAAAAGAAATTAAAGACTCCGCACAATTCAAAAATAATTTTTTACCGAATCTAAAAAAAGAATTGGTAGACCGCTACAAACAAAATAAATACGTCTCCAAAAACAGTAACAACATTTATAAATTTACCACAAGCCTCCCCTATTATAGTGCGTTGCAAGGCGCAAATCCCAATGTAAACGAAATAGCCACTTTTGTTGGAGGTATGCAAGGTTGTTTAGCCAACTATCAAATTGTTAAAGACAATGGAGAGATAAAAGCTGAGATTTCTAATCTATCCTTTTTTGACACGTTTGGAGCAGGTTGGGAAGATGGCGGTGCAGATGGTACTGCAAAACAATGGATACCAGGATTAGTTGCTATGTTTTGTCTGCAGCATTTTAAAAATGTAAAAGATAAAACACGCTTTCAACCCTTTACAATCCTATTAAACTTAGAGTTATGA
- the tssD gene encoding type VI secretion system tube protein TssD: MSFLAKLNIDDDQMNVLECSFGFHQGADNTGRPSQKPRGGQITILIESTNKTDFLEWMISNNMTKNGSIVFYKRDNLSSLKTVDFSEAYCLDYVEDFDAIGSQPLKTRVVISAKEVSIKGTTYTNNWPAKM, from the coding sequence ATGTCATTTTTAGCAAAACTAAATATAGATGATGACCAAATGAATGTTTTAGAATGCTCCTTTGGGTTTCACCAAGGCGCTGATAATACAGGTCGACCATCACAAAAGCCTCGAGGAGGACAAATAACTATTCTTATAGAATCCACAAATAAAACAGACTTTTTAGAGTGGATGATTTCTAATAATATGACAAAAAATGGTAGTATTGTCTTTTATAAAAGAGATAACCTATCTAGTCTTAAAACTGTAGATTTTAGTGAAGCCTATTGCTTGGACTATGTCGAAGATTTTGACGCCATAGGCTCGCAACCGTTAAAAACGCGTGTTGTAATTTCTGCAAAAGAGGTCAGTATTAAAGGGACAACATATACAAATAACTGGCCAGCAAAAATGTAG